Below is a genomic region from Tepidiforma bonchosmolovskayae.
TAGCCGCCCTCAGCCGTCCCGCCGGATGTAGTCGATCAGGTCCACGCTCTCCGGCGGGCGGCCGATGGTCGTCAGGATCGCCGCCGCTTCCGCCCGGTGGTGCGTCGAATGGTTGAACACATGGAGGATGAGCTGCCAGAGCGGCCGCGCATCCGGCACAGGCGGCTGATTCCGCCGGTAGCGGACCGTACTCCGCAGCCGCGCCTCGTCCAGCTCCGCAAAGAATCGCGCCCGCTCCGCCCGGCCGGCCTCCCACGCCTCCCGCACGGCCTCCAGCGTCGGCCACGTCGCCGGGCCGTCCAGCTTCGCCTCCGCGTCGCCCAGCCAGCGGCGCAGCCAGTGCCGCTCCGAGGCCACCACGTGCGCGAGCAGCGCATGGAGCGAACCGTCGCCGTAGCTCCCCGGGATGCGCGCCGCCGCAGCCTCCGGCCTCGCCGCCACCGCGGCCCGCAGGATCCGTTCGTTCGCCCAGTCCTGGAACGCCGCCGTAAAACGGATCAATTCAAGCGAAAACGGCGGCTCCATCCCCCGTCGCCCCGGCCCGCCCTAGGCAACCCCCGCCGGGAACGTCGTCGGGATCTTCGCCGCCATGTCGAAGAACTCCTGGAACGTCTGGTTGAACCGGTAGAACGTATCGCGCCGGTGGTAGTCCTTCCCCCGCGCGAACTCCTCCGCGCTCCGAAGGTCCAGCGAGTTCAGCGTGTACTCGTGCGTCGCCCGCCCGTTCTTCTGAATATCCTCGATCATCGCCCGCCAGTCCTCCGGCGACTGCACCAGCACGAAGTCGAGCTCCTCCGCCCGCTTCGCATCGATCTCCTTCACGTCCTTCACCTCGAACGCCTCGAAGTCGATCTCGAAGTACCGGTCGCCCACCTGCACGCCCATCTCGGCATCGCAGGTGCCCAGCCGCTTGAAGCTGTCCGAGGCGTTCAGCAGGTCGGCCGCGGCGCGGAACCATTCGACAGAAGGAAACTCAGGCATCGCGTCACCTCCAGGGACGGGGCCGATGGCGCAGCATCGGCAGTGTGGGCGGGAGTGTACCCGCTTGGAGCCTGCCTGTCAGGCCGCCGGGTCGGCCGCGCCGGTATACTCCGCCCGTCCGCGCAGAAGCCCGGATCTCCCGCCCGCAGGAGGTGCGCTGTGTTCGAACTCGAAGGTAGGCTCGCGGTCGTCACCGGCGCAGGGTCCGGAATCGGCCGCGCTATCGCCGAAACCCTTGCCGCCCAGGGCGCCCGCGTCGCCATCGCCGACATCGACCTCGAGGCCGCCCGCGCTGCCGCAGCGGCCATCGGCACCGCCCGCGCCGAGTCCTTCTCCGTCGACGTCGCCGACCAGGACTCCGTCGAAGCCCTCCGCGATGCGGTGCTCGGCCGCCTCGGCGTCCCCGATATCCTCGTCAACAACGCCGGCTGGGACCGCGCCCAGCCCTTCCTCCAGACCGACCGCCCCTTCTGGGAAAAGGTCGTCGCCATCAATCTGCTTGGGCCCATCGCCATCTGCCGCGCGTTCGTCCCGGCGATGGTCGAGCGCGGCGCCGGCGGGCGCGTCGTTAACATCGCCAGCGACGCCGGCCGCGTCGGCAGCACCGGCGAAACCGTCTACGCCGGCGCCAAGGGCGGCGTCATCGCGTTCACCAAATCGCTTGCCCGCGAAGTCGCCCGCGCCGGGATCACCGTCAACTGTGTCTGCCCGGGTCCGACCGATACCCCGCTCTTCCGCCAGCAGCCCGAGCGCATCCAGGAAGCGCTCGCCAACGCCATCCCCTTCAAGCGGATCGCACGCCCCGCCGAGATCGCAGCCGCTGTCGCCTTCTTCGCCTCGCCCGAGGCCGGCTACATCACGGGGCAGGTCCTCAGCGTCAGCGGCGGCCTCACCATGGCCGGCTGAGCGCTCGACAGCCGCCCGTTACCCGCGGCAGAATCCCGCCCATGGCAACCGTCCAGACCGTCCTCGGCCCCGTCGATGCCGCAACCCTCGGCGTCACCCTCAGCCACGAGCACATCCTCGTCGGCATGGGCGAAGACAACCACCACTACCCCTGGCGCTTCGACTGGCACGCCACCCGCGCCGCCGCCATCCGCGAACTCCGCGAAGCCCGCGAGGGCGGCATCGGCACCATCATCGACCTCACCACCCCCGACCTCGGCCGCGACGTCGAATTCGTCCGCGACGTCGCCCGCGAGGCCGGCATCAACGTCGTCGTCGCTACCGGCATCTGGCGCGATATCCCCCGCTCCTTCTGGACCCGCGACCCCGACGAGATCGCCGACATCTTCGTCCACGAAATCGAAGTCGGCATCGGCACGACCAATATCCGCGCCGGGGTCATCAAGGTCGCCAACGACATGGGCGGCGTCACCCCCGAGGGCGAGCGCATCCTCCGCGGCGCCGCCCGCGCCTGCAAGCGCACCGGCATCCCCATCAGCACCCACCAGTGGGCCCCCGAAGAGGTCGGCTGGCAGCAGGTCCGCATCTTCGAAGACGAAGGCGTCCAGATGGACCGCGTCGCCATCGGCCACAGCGCCGACACCACCGACGTCGACTACCTCGAACGGCTCCTCCAGCGCGGCGTCTACCTCTCGATGGACCGCTACCCCGGCGCGCCCGGCCGCCCCACCTGGGAGCAGCGCAACGCCACCGTCAAAGCGCTCATCGACCGCGGCTGGGCCGGCCGCCTCATGCTCGGCCACGACTACGCGCCCATGCCGGTCCTCAAAGGCCAGCAGCCGCCCGCTCCGCAGGGCCCGACCCGCTACCTCTTCGTGTCGACCGTGGCGGTCCCCGCCCTCCTCCGCGACGGCGTCCCGCAGGAGACCATCGACCTCATGCTCCGCGAGGTGCCGCGCCGCTTCCTCACCGGCGAAGCTGCCTGACCTGCCTCAGTTCACGCCGTCGCTGGCAACCAGCGGCGCCGCCATCCGGAACGGCAGCGCCGGCCCCAGCTCCACGTCGACCCGCTGGCCGCCCGGCGCGAAGACCGGCTCCTGCACCGCGAACCGCCGCGCAACCGGGAACCACAGCCGGATGCCTGCGCCCGGCGTGCCGCACCCCGGCCGCTGCCCCGGCCGGCTCCCGTCGGCCAGCACGTCCACCACGTACACCGTCTTCCCCACGTCGGATGCCGGCGTCCCCGGCCCCGGGGCCGCGACCCGGGTCAGGTCCTCCCCGCAGGCGCGGCCGTTCACCAGCGCAATCACCGGCTGCACCGCCGGGTCGAGGTTCGCGCCATCAGCCTGCACAACCCCGTACGGCCAGGCGAAATCCGGCGGGGCGGGCGGCTCCTGGCCGCGCGCAGCCCCGGGAATGCACAGCGCCGCGGCGAGCAGGCCTGCCAGCAATCCCTGGCGGAGCGCGCTCCCGCGGCGCGGATCGGTCATCCCCCGAGTATGCCTAGTTCGTCCCGTCCTTCGCCACCTGCGGCCCGTAGTTCCGTGGCGTCAGCTGCGGCCCGAGGCCCGTCAGGTTCTTCTGCGAGGGCCCCGCGCCCGTCCAGCTCGCCGTATCCGTCGCCATCTGCCGGTTGCCCACGAAGTAGAACTGCACCGTCCGCCCCGGAGCGCCGCAGCCGGCCAGCTGGCTGTCGGAAATGACGTCCACGACATACACCACGCCCGAACCATCCGCGATCGTCTGGCCAACCCCGCAGGTCTGCGAGCTCCCGCCGCTCGTCACAATCGCCAGCACCGACTGCCCGGGCCCCACGCCCGAGGGCACGGAACCGTAGAAGGTCGCCGGCGGCGAAGGCGGCGCACCCTGGGCCATCACCAGCGCCGGAATCGAAGCCGTCGCCGCCGCAGCGGCGCCAATCGCAAGGAGGATCGCTCGTTTCATTGCACCTTCCAATGGAGCGGGAACGCGCTCGCAGGTAGCAGCGTAGGCGGCGAAGATTATGCAGGCAAGCCGTTCCGGCGCCCCCGCCGGGCGCCCGCCAGACTGTTTACGGACAGTTTACAGCCCGCCCGCGAGCCACCCGCCATGCCAGCCCTCGCCGCCCTCCGCGCCGCCCTCCGCCCCATCGCCCGGCCCGCCCGGCAGGCGCTCGGGCCCCTTCGCCGCGCCCGCTGGCGCGCCCGCTACCTCCGCGACGGCATCGAAGGCATCGCCATGGAGCTGCGCTCCGCCACCCACCACCACGACGAACTCCTCCGCATGTTCGGCGCCGCCGTCGGCCGCGATGTCTCCATCCACGGGCCCATCCACATCGTCAACGCCGGCGCCGATTTCCGGAACCTCCGCATCGGCAGCCGCGTCCACCTCGGCACCGACGTCCTCATCGACCTCGCCGACCGCGTCACCATCGAGGACGAGGCCACCCTCTCCATGCGCGCCAGCATCGTCACCCACATCGATGTCGGCCCCGGCCCCCTCCGCGAACGCCGCCCCCGCGAACAGGGCCCCGTCCGCATCGGCCGCGGCGCCTACCTCGGCCTCGGCGCCACCGTCCTCCACGGCGTCACCGTCGGCGAAGGCGCCACCATCGGCGCCCACGCCCTCGTCGACCGCGACGTCCCGCCCGGCGCCACCGTCCTCGCCCCCCGCGCCCGCCGCGCGCCGGAGCCTGCGGAGTGACCGCCACGCCCCCCGGCCGCCGCGGCCGCGTCCTCGTCCTCGGGCTCCCCTATTTCGGCCGCAGGCTCGCCGCCGACCTCTCCCGGCTGGGCTGGCAGGCCCGCTACCTGCCCCACCCGGGCCGCAGCCTCCCCGGCTGGGCCCGCGTCGCCGCCGCCGTCGCCCGCGCCGATATCGTGTACCTCATCGGCAGCCGCCTCGACCGCGGCTCGCCGCAGGACCGTCTCCTCCGCGTACGCCGCCGCCCCGTCGTCATCCACTGGGTCGGCACCGATGTCCAGATCGCGCTCGAGGAGCACCGCCGCCGCAACGCCTCGGCCCGCATCGCCGAGCGCGCCATCCACTGGACCGATGCTCCCTGGCTCGCCGAGGAGCTGCGCCTCGCCGGCATCCGCGCTGAGTACGTCCCCCTCCCGATCCCCCTCCCCGCTGCCGACCCGCCCCCCCTGCCGGAGCAGTTCACCGTCCTCCTCTATTACCCGGTTGATGCCTTCGACCGCGAAGTCTTCGATATCGACACCATGCTCCGCCTGCCCCCGGCCTTCCCGGGCGTGCGCTTCATCCTGGTCCCCTCGCCGCCGGAGACGCTCCCCGCCCCGCTCCCGCCCAATCTCGAGGCCCGCGGCTGGGTCGACGACATGGACGCCCTCTACCGCGAGGTCACCGTCCTCGTCCGGCTCACCAGCCACGACGGCCAGTCGTTCATGGCCGCCGAGGCCCTCGCCCGCGGCCGCTACCTCATCTGGACGCACCCCATGCCCGGCGGCATCCAGGCCGCCGGCTTCGAGGCCGTGAGCGCGGCCCTCCGCCGCCTCCTCGAACGGCACCAGGCCGGCGCCCTGCCTCTCAACCTCGACGGCCGCCGCCAGGTGCTCGAACGGTTCGGCGGCGGCGCCCCCCTCCGCGAGATCGATGAGCGCCTGCAGGTGCTCCTCCCCCGCTAAAACTCCCCGCCATCGGGGAATTGCGATACCCTCGAACCATGAAGGCCATCCCGACCCTCTCCACCGATGAGGAGCGCGCCGCCGCCATCTTCCGCGCCCTCGGCAACCCCGCCCGCGTGGCCATCGTCAGCGAGCTCGCCCGCCGCGCAGCCTGCGTCAGCGACCTCGTCGCGGCCCTCCCCCTCGCCCAGTCGACCGTCTCCCAGCACCTCAAGGTGCTGAAGGAGGCCGGCATCGTGCGGGGCGAAATCGAGGGCCCCGGCGCCTGCTACTGCCTCGACCCCGAGGCCATCCGCTGGATCGCAAAGTTCTGCTACGACCTCTGCTGCCCGCCCGGCGCCGGCGAACCCGCCTGCTCCTGATCGGTCGCGTGCAGGGCCCGTCACCTGCCGCTGCCCCCGCGCCATAGGAACGGCGAACCCTTCGCGCGAGGTGCGTTCCTGGTGTTCCGGTTCCTCTTCCCCTTCCGGCGGTGGCGCCGCCGCCGGGGGTTCTTCCGCCGCCCGAGATTCCGGGCTGGCCCCCGCCTCTAGCGCTCAGCCCTGCGGCAGCCCCCGCCCCGCAAGGAAGTCGAGCAGCAGGCGGTTCACCTCGTCCGGGCGCTCCTGCTGGGTCCAGTGCCCGCACCGCTCGAGGTGCTCCATCCGGATGCCCGGGATGAGCGCCGGCATTGCCGCCGCCATCTCCGGCTTCAGGATGGTGTCGTTCGCGGCCGTGATCATCATCGCCGGCACGTGCAGCTGGGGCCCCTGCGGCGCACCCTCCTCCTCGGCGTTCAGGTCGGCGGCCCGGTACCAGTTCAGCCCCCCGCGGAACCCCGTCTTCCGGTACGCCTCCACGTACACCGCAATCTCCTCGTCCGAAAGGAACGAGCGCCGGTCGTCGGGGATGCGGGCCAGCACCCCGCTCCCGTCGCCGCCCACCCGCATGAAGGTCGTGAAGTCCTCCGCCCGCGTCCAGTCCATGAACACCTTGTGGAACGTCCGCTCGATGTCCGCCTCCAGCTCCGCTTCGGCCACCCCCGGCCGGAGGAAGTAGCGCATGTAGAACGTGTCGTCGGTCAGGCCGTGGTAGTCGCGCAGCGCCTCCGTCGTGCGCCGGTTCGATGGCGGCGCGTACGGCGTGTTCAGCCCCACGATCGCGGCCGTCCGCTCCGGGTAGCGCAGCCCCATCTGCCAGACCACCGCACCGCCCCAGTCGTGCCCCACGAACACGGCCCGCTCCAGCCCCAGCGCATCGAGCAGACCCGCCATGTCCGCGCAGAGCACCTTCATCGTGTACTGGCGCGGGTCCTCCGGCGCGTCGGTGCCGCCGTAGCCGCGCATATCCGGCGCGATCGCCCGGTAGCCCGCCTCCGCGAGCGCCCGCAGCTGGTGCCGCCACGAATACCACAGCTCCGGGAACCCGTGGCAGAACACCACCGGAAAGCCGCTCCCGGCCTCCGCCACGTGCATCCGGATTCCGTTCGCCTGCACCTCGCGGTGCACGATGTCGCCCACGCTGCTGCCTCCTGCGCTGCCTGCTCGCTGTCTGCTACGGGGCCACATCCTACACTGTCCCCATGGCCGAACTGCGCATCCCCTTCTTCCGCCCCGCCATCGACGACGACGATATCGCCGCCGTCGCCGATACCCTGCGCAGCGGCTGGCTCACCAGCGGCCCCAACCTCCGCGAATTCGAACGCGAGCTCTCCGCCGCCTGCGGAGCACCGTACGTCAACGCCGTCAACTCCTGCACCGCCGCCCTCCACCTCTGCCTCCGCGCGTGGGACATCGGCCCCGGCGACGAAGTCATCGTCCCCGCCTACACCTTCTCCGCCACCGCCACCGTCGTCGTCCATACCGGCGCCCGGCCTGTCCTCGTCGACGTCCGCGAACGCGACGCCAATCTCGACCCCGAGGCGTTCGAGCGCGCCATCACCCCCCGCACGAAGGCCGTCATCCCCGTCCACTTCGCCGGCGAACCGTGCGACATGGACGCCATCCTCGCGATCGCCCGCCCCCGCGGCATCCGTGTCCTCGAAGATGCCGCTCACGCCATCGGCGCCGCCTACCGCGGCCGCCCCATCGGCTCCATCGGCGACGCCACTGCCTTCAGCTTCTACGCCACCAAGAACATCACCACCGGCGAAGGCGGCGCACTCGCCACCTTCGACCAGGCCCTCAGCGACCGCGTCCGCATCCTCACCCTCCACGGCATGACCCGCGACGCCTGGAACCGCTACGACGCCGGCGGCAGCTGGCGGTACGACATCGTCGAATTCGGCTTCAAGGACAACCTCACCGACCTCGCCGCCGCGCTCGGCCGTCGCCAGCTCGCGAAGCTCGAGCGCCTCACCGAGGCCCGCACCCGCATCGCCATGCGCTACATCGCCAACCTCCGCGATGAGCCGCTCCTCACCCTCCCCGCCTTCGACGAGGCCAACCGCCACGCCTGGCACCTCTTCATGGTCCGCGTCGATAACCGGCGCTCCCCAGTGCACCGCGACGACGTCATTCGCCGCCTTGCCGAGCGCGGCATCGGCACCTCCGTCCACTTCATCCCGCTCCATTTCCACACCGCCTACCGCAAACTCGGCTACCAGCCCGGCGATTTCCCCGTTTCCGAACGAATTTTCGACGGCGCAATCAGTCTCCCCCTCTTCCCGGCGATGACGGACGAAGACGTCGATTTCGTCTGCGAAAATCTGCGCGAAATTCTTCACCCGAACGCTTGAGCCCGACCGTGCTCCTGCCGAACAATGAGGCGAACGGCCCAATTCGGCCCGAGGTGGCAGTCCATGTCCCCCACGTACCGCCTGGCTGCCGCCCTGCTCCTTCCCCTCGCCCTCATCGCCGCCTCCTGCGGCGACTCCACCAGGAAGGCGCCCCTCGCCGACTGGGTCGACGGCCTCTGCCGGGCCGCAGCAGCGCTGGACCGCGACCGCGACGCCGCGCTCGAAACCTTCACCTCCGCCGACCTCACCAACACCGCTGCCGCGAAACAGGTCTTCGTCACCACCGTCGAGAAGCAGCGCGAGGTGCAGAAGACCTTCCGCGCGGCCGTCAACGACCTCGGTCAGCCCGACATCGACGGCGGGAAAGAGGTTGTCAAGGCCTTCCAGGACCAGTTCAAGGAGAACGACCAGCGGACCGACGACGTCGCAAAGCGCGTCGCCGCCATCCCCGACCGCGCCGACTTCCTCACTGAGTTCCAGCGCATCGTCGACCAGGCCGGCGAACCCGACTTCCGCGCGAAGCTCGTCCTCGTCGCCAAAGACCACCCGCGGGTCGACGACCTTATCGCCGCCATCGACAAAGACCCCGACTGCTCACGGGTCATCTTCAGCGCCAGCCCGGCCGCCAATCCCCAATCCGAGGCATGGGTGAGCGGCGTCTGCACCGCCCTCGGGACCTGGATCAACGCGCTCAGCACCGGCGCCGATTCCATCAACCGCAAACTCGATGCCGCCCAAACCCCGGCCGAGGTGAAGCGCATCCTCGTCGACTTCTTCGAACAGGGCCTGGCCGATACCCGCGCCCTCGACCGCGCGCTCAAGCGGCTGGACCCGCCCCCTGTCCGCGACGGCAAAGAGATCAACCGCGTCTTCGTAACCGCCGGCGAAGACCTCGTCGCCGCCATGGAGCGGCTCAACCGCGAGGTCCGCTCCGCCGACTTCTCCACCATCCAGCAGGCCGACGCCGAAGCCGCCCGCTTCATCGCCCTCATCGACCAGCTCTTCGGCGACGTCGCCGCGAGCTTCGACGAACTCCAGCAGTACGACCCCGAGGGCCTCGACATCCTCTTCCAGGAACTCCCGGAGTGCCAGTTCTGACCGGCTGACGCCGCTGCCCCGCCCGAGGCCGGCGCGCCCGGGTTTCCGGCCGCCCGGACAGGCCCCACCCCCGCTGAGGTGCAGGGGCGGGCAACCGCGGGCCGGCCGGCGCGCCCTTACTCCGCAAGTCTCACCACCCCAACGACGACGCCTGACCTCGCCGTTGCGATCGGCCGCCCCGCCACCGAAACCTCCCCGCCGCCGGGACACCACATCTGCCAGGGCAGCCCCAGGCCGACGGCCGGCTCTGTCTGCCCCGGGCACGAGACCGTCGGCACCGCCGGCAGCAGCCGCTCTCGCCAGCCCGCCACCACAGCACCCGGGTCCGCAACCGGTTCGAGCTTCCCCGTCGCCGGGAAGAACAGCCACGTCTCGTTGCCTTCCCAGGTCCAGCACCGTTCTGTCGCCCCGGCGAGGCGCTGGAACGGCGCCGCCCGCATGAGCACCCCGTTGCCGCCAGGCTCGAAGTCGAACGACACCAGCGCGTAGCCGTCGAGCCGGCCTCGCGCCAGCTCCCGCCCTCCCGCCGGCTCGACGAACACGACCTCCTCTCCGCCCAGCCCGAGCTCCTCGCAGGCGAGCGTCCAGCCCCCGGGGACCGTTGCCAGCACCTGGCCACCGGGGTCCACCGCGGCCACGGTCGCCCCTCGCCTCGTCACGGCCCCGTCAAGCCGCACCGACGCGAAGACCCCCGGCCCGTCGTGGTGCGCAAACCCCATCACCTCCAGCCCGCCGTCGTCGGCGTGCCAGGCGATTGGCGCCGGCCACGCCCCGAGTGCCTCCAGGAGCATATCCATCCCCCAGCGGTGCAGCACCCGCCCTGTGGCCATCTCGAGGACGATAAGTTCGCCCCGGTCGCGGTCCCGGAGGTCGGCACTCTCCCAGCCGACCGCAAGCATCCGCCCGTCGTGCGAAGGGACCGCCGTCGTCGGCCGCTGCGCTGGGTCAAACCGCAGCAGCGTGGCCAGCTCCCGCCCATCGAGGCTCCACCGCACCACCCGCCGCTCGCTCATCGTGACCACCTCGCGCCCGGCTGCGAAGACCCACCCGGGCAGCACGAACTCATCGGTCGAGCCCACCCGGAACGAGGCAACCCTCCGCCCGCTTGTCGGGTCGACGGTCACAATCTCGACCATCGGGTAGCTCCGCGTGTCCGTCTGCTCCGTGCCAGCCTCAAGAGCAAGCACGAGCAGGTCTCTCCCCGGCGGCACGGTCTGCGTCGGTCCGGGTGTCTGCGTTGCCGCCGCCTCCGTCGGAGCGGGTGTTGCGCGGCTGCCCCCGTCGGTATCGCTGCACGCTCCCGCCAGAACCGTCCCCGCCAGCGCGGCAGCCAGCACCAGCGTCGCGCCCCGCAACCGTGTTCTCCCGGTCATGCGTACCCTCCTGCCCGCCCTGCACGGTACAACGCCGCCGCACCCCCGATTGTTCCGTTTCCCC
It encodes:
- a CDS encoding DinB family protein; the protein is MEPPFSLELIRFTAAFQDWANERILRAAVAARPEAAAARIPGSYGDGSLHALLAHVVASERHWLRRWLGDAEAKLDGPATWPTLEAVREAWEAGRAERARFFAELDEARLRSTVRYRRNQPPVPDARPLWQLILHVFNHSTHHRAEAAAILTTIGRPPESVDLIDYIRRDG
- a CDS encoding SDR family NAD(P)-dependent oxidoreductase codes for the protein MFELEGRLAVVTGAGSGIGRAIAETLAAQGARVAIADIDLEAARAAAAAIGTARAESFSVDVADQDSVEALRDAVLGRLGVPDILVNNAGWDRAQPFLQTDRPFWEKVVAINLLGPIAICRAFVPAMVERGAGGRVVNIASDAGRVGSTGETVYAGAKGGVIAFTKSLAREVARAGITVNCVCPGPTDTPLFRQQPERIQEALANAIPFKRIARPAEIAAAVAFFASPEAGYITGQVLSVSGGLTMAG
- a CDS encoding phosphotriesterase family protein; the encoded protein is MATVQTVLGPVDAATLGVTLSHEHILVGMGEDNHHYPWRFDWHATRAAAIRELREAREGGIGTIIDLTTPDLGRDVEFVRDVAREAGINVVVATGIWRDIPRSFWTRDPDEIADIFVHEIEVGIGTTNIRAGVIKVANDMGGVTPEGERILRGAARACKRTGIPISTHQWAPEEVGWQQVRIFEDEGVQMDRVAIGHSADTTDVDYLERLLQRGVYLSMDRYPGAPGRPTWEQRNATVKALIDRGWAGRLMLGHDYAPMPVLKGQQPPAPQGPTRYLFVSTVAVPALLRDGVPQETIDLMLREVPRRFLTGEAA
- a CDS encoding acyltransferase, producing the protein MPALAALRAALRPIARPARQALGPLRRARWRARYLRDGIEGIAMELRSATHHHDELLRMFGAAVGRDVSIHGPIHIVNAGADFRNLRIGSRVHLGTDVLIDLADRVTIEDEATLSMRASIVTHIDVGPGPLRERRPREQGPVRIGRGAYLGLGATVLHGVTVGEGATIGAHALVDRDVPPGATVLAPRARRAPEPAE
- a CDS encoding ArsR/SmtB family transcription factor, with translation MKAIPTLSTDEERAAAIFRALGNPARVAIVSELARRAACVSDLVAALPLAQSTVSQHLKVLKEAGIVRGEIEGPGACYCLDPEAIRWIAKFCYDLCCPPGAGEPACS
- a CDS encoding alpha/beta fold hydrolase — protein: MGDIVHREVQANGIRMHVAEAGSGFPVVFCHGFPELWYSWRHQLRALAEAGYRAIAPDMRGYGGTDAPEDPRQYTMKVLCADMAGLLDALGLERAVFVGHDWGGAVVWQMGLRYPERTAAIVGLNTPYAPPSNRRTTEALRDYHGLTDDTFYMRYFLRPGVAEAELEADIERTFHKVFMDWTRAEDFTTFMRVGGDGSGVLARIPDDRRSFLSDEEIAVYVEAYRKTGFRGGLNWYRAADLNAEEEGAPQGPQLHVPAMMITAANDTILKPEMAAAMPALIPGIRMEHLERCGHWTQQERPDEVNRLLLDFLAGRGLPQG
- a CDS encoding DegT/DnrJ/EryC1/StrS family aminotransferase, yielding MAELRIPFFRPAIDDDDIAAVADTLRSGWLTSGPNLREFERELSAACGAPYVNAVNSCTAALHLCLRAWDIGPGDEVIVPAYTFSATATVVVHTGARPVLVDVRERDANLDPEAFERAITPRTKAVIPVHFAGEPCDMDAILAIARPRGIRVLEDAAHAIGAAYRGRPIGSIGDATAFSFYATKNITTGEGGALATFDQALSDRVRILTLHGMTRDAWNRYDAGGSWRYDIVEFGFKDNLTDLAAALGRRQLAKLERLTEARTRIAMRYIANLRDEPLLTLPAFDEANRHAWHLFMVRVDNRRSPVHRDDVIRRLAERGIGTSVHFIPLHFHTAYRKLGYQPGDFPVSERIFDGAISLPLFPAMTDEDVDFVCENLREILHPNA